Proteins found in one Triticum urartu cultivar G1812 chromosome 4, Tu2.1, whole genome shotgun sequence genomic segment:
- the LOC125550683 gene encoding tetrapyrrole-binding protein, chloroplastic-like: MHPYKTTEIHNFSQHRGRAHRQAVDHAPTASASGLPSRTAATTKCNQSPDKTPSTPLSAFPSLSSAPLHPSSAASSPAGQPAMANASLQSFLPQHHHSFLSSATHDGSPPALLKLTTTTASNSISFKLFASGSSSVTTTANSPAPTPAATTSPPTPSLELLGQQLAAGDYRQADETTRALLIVLAGEAARRRGYVFFSEVQFISVEDLRAVDALWLEHSGGRFGYSVQRRVWEKSLREFTRFFIRIGWMKKLDTEVEQFNYRAFPDEFIWELTDDTPEGHLPLTNALRGTRLLENIFTHPAFDCEEEEAAAADEEAGTGSATGQNNKDDKKSRGRSKSLTDFKPDYSF; the protein is encoded by the coding sequence ATGCACCCCTACAAAACCACGGAAATCCATAATTTTTCACAACACAGAGGAAGAGCACACAGACAAGCAGTAGACCACGCGCCCACAGCCTCAGCCTCAGGTCTCCCTTCGCGCACCGCAGCCACCACCAAGTGCAACCAATCCCCCGACAAAACCCCATCCACTCCTTTATCAGCGTTTCCCTCCCTTTCCTCCGCTCCCCTCCATCCATCCTCAGCCGCCTCTTCGCCGGCCGGCCAGCCAGCCATGGCAAATGCTTccctccagtccttcctcccccAGCACCACCATTCTTTCCTCAGCAGCGCCACCCACGACGGCTCCCCTCCCGCGCTCCTCAAGctcaccaccaccaccgccagcAACAGCATTTCATTCAAGCTCTTCGCCAGCGGCTCCTCCTCGGTGACCACAACCGCCAACTCGCCGGCCCCGACTCCGGCGGCGACAACCTCGCCGCCCACCCCCTCGCTGGAGCTCCTGGGCCAGCAGCTGGCGGCGGGGGACTACCGGCAGGCCGACGAGACCACCCGGGCCCTCCTCATCGTCCTCGCCGGCGAGGCCGCGCGCCGCCGAGGGTACGTCTTCTTCTCGGAGGTCCAGTTCATCTCCGTGGAGGACCTGCGCGCCGTGGACGCGCTCTGGCTGGAGCACAGCGGCGGCAGGTTCGGGTACAGCGTGCAGCGCCGGGTTTGGGAGAAATCGCTGCGCGAGTTCACCCGCTTCTTCATCAGGATCGGGTGGATGAAGAAGCTGGACACCGAGGTGGAGCAGTTCAACTACAGGGCCTTCCCGGACGAGTTCATCTGGGAGCTCACCGACGACACGCCGGAGGGCCACCTGCCCCTCACCAACGCCCTCAGGGGCACGCGACTCCTGGAGAACATCTTCACCCACCCCGCCTTCGACTGCGAGGAAGAGGAGGCAGCTGCAGCAGATGAGGAGGCTGGCACGGGCAGTGCCACTGGTCAGAATAACAAGGATGACAAGAAAAGCAGGGGGAGGTCAAAGAGTTTGACAGATTTCAAGCCTGACTACTCCTTTTAA